GTCGTCGCGCAGTACTCGGCCTTGGTGATCTTGCCGGGGATGTTGGCGACATTCACGAAGGGATCGGGGTTTTTGGCGCCGTAGCAAAAGGGCCAGCCGTAGTTCTTGCCGCGCTTGATGACGTTCAGTTCCTCAGGCGGAATATTGTCGCCGTGCCAGTCGCTGCCCTGGTCCATGCCGTAGAAGGTCTTGGTGACGGGGTGCCAGCCGAAGCCGATGGTGTGGCGCAGGCCCCGGGCGTACACCTCGCGCACCTGACCGTCGGGGCGAATGCGCAGGATGGTGGCTTCCTCGGGGTTCTGGGTGGGGGCGTCATTGTTGGTCGCGCCGAAGGAGGCGTAGAGGTAGCCGTCGGGGCCCCAGCCGAGCTGCCGGGCGGGGTGCTGCCCGGCGTCGGGGAAGTTGTCGGCAAAGACGCGGGGCACGCTGAGAGTGCCGTCCCTGGCGATGTCCATGACCCATATGGTCTTTTCGCCCACCGCGTAGAGCTTGCCCTGGCGGGTATCGATGCCGTGCACCAGCTTGAGCTGGTCGGCCACCCGGCGGCGCTCGGTGGCGTCGATGGTGCCGTCGCCGTTGACGTCCTTGAGGTACCAGATGTCGCCGTTCTGGCGGCGCGACAGGTAAATGCCGCCGTCGGGCATCACGTGCAACATGCGGGCGTTGCCGAGTTCGGTTGCCATCACGCTCACCTTGAAACCGGCGGGCACCTTGAGGCGGGCGAGCTTGTCAGGCGTGAACTGCTGGGGCGTGGGCTCGTTGCGGGTCACGGTGGCCGTGGCGGGCGGCTCGGGCGCGGGCAGCGGGCGGTCTATCGGCGCGGGCGGGGGCGTCTGGGCAGCGGCAAGGGCGCACAGGGCTACGGTCAGGGGAGCAAGGAAAGTTTTTCTCATGAAGCCTCCACGCTCACAGTGAAGGCTGGGCCGAGCAGAAATTTTGCCGCTGCTCACCTTATGAGAGGAAGATGGGCGCCGCCCCAAAGTTTGCTGACAGCCTGTTTCCTCTCAGCGCGGGCCGGAAGGCAGGGCCGCCACGCTGAACCAGAAATTGCCGAGCGAGCGGATCACTTCCACGAATTCACCGATGGACACTGGCTTGGGAATGTAGGCGTTGGCGTGTAGTTTGTAGCTGCGCCACACGTCCTCCTCGGCGCGGGAGGTGGTCAGCACGATCACCGGGATGTGCTGAAGCTGCGGGTCTTCCTTGAGGATGTCGAGCAGTTCGAGTCCGCTCAGGCGCGGCATGTTGAGGTCGAGCAAAATCACGTCGGGCGTGGGCAGCTCGCCGTTTTCCTCGCGCCGCAGGAAGGTCAGCGCCTCTACCCCGTCGCGGGCCACATGCAGGCGGTGGGGAAAATCGGCTTCCTCGAAGGCCTCTTCGGTCAGCAGGATATCGGCGGGGTTGTCCTCGGTCAGCAGAATTTCGATGGCTCTCATACTTGTTGCTCCACAAGAGGCGGGGTGTCGGGAAGAAAGAAATAGAAGGTGGTGCCCTGGCCGGGCTCGCTCTCCAGCCAGACGCGGCCCCCGTGTTGCTCGGCGGCGTTGCGGGTCACGGCGAGGCCGATGCCGCTGCCTTCATACTCGCCCACGCCGTGCAGGCGCTGGAACACCTCAAAGATTTTCTGATGATACTCCGGCTCGATGCCGATGCCGTTGTCGCGCACGGCGAACTGCCAGCCGTTCCCGGCCTCGTCCTGGCCCGCCACCCGCCCGGCCCACACGTCCACGCGCGGCGGACGGTCCGGGTGACGGAACTTGAGCGCGTTGCCCAGCAGGTTGAGGAAAATGTGGTGCAGCAGTTCGCGGTTGCCCTGCACAGTGGGCAGCTCGCCGATGTGCAGCTCGCCGCCGACTTCGCGCAGCTTGACTTCGAGTTCGGCGCGCACCTGCTCGGCGAGTTCGGCGGTGTCCACCGGCCCGAAGACCCGGCCCGTGCGGTGCACCCGCGAGAACACCAGCAGGTCCTGAATCAGGGTCTTGAGCCGGTGCGCCGCCGAGATGGTGAACTTGATGTACTGCTCGCCGCGGGCGTCGAGTTTGTCGCCGTAGCGCCGCGCGATGAGTTCGGTGTAGCTGCCGATGGTCCGGAGAGGTTCTTGCAGGTCGTGGCTGGCGACGTAGGCGAAGCGCTCGAGTTCGCGGTTGCTGCGCTGCAAGCTGGCGTTCGTCCGTTCGAGCGAGCGCGCACTCTCGGCGAGCGCGGCCTCACGCTGCTGCACCGCCTCGGCCATCTGGTGAAACTGGGCGCTGAGGCGGTCGAGTTCGGTGATGCCGAGTGGCTGCACGCGCTGCTCATAGTGCCCGGCGGCAATCTGCTGGGTGCCCTCGGTCAGCTGCGAGACGCTCAGCGACAGGGTGGAAATGATGCGCCGCACCGCCAGCACGAGCAGCAGCGCCCCGAGCAGCAGCAGCAGCGGGGTCAGAATCAGCAGTCGGCGCAGCGCCGTGTTGCTTGCCTTAAGCGCGTTCGACAGGCGCTCGTTTTCGAAGCCGATCATGATGTTGAGGGTTTCGCGCGCCTCATCGGTCAGGTGACGCCCGGTGCCGGCACTGACCCGCGCCACGGCACTTTCCAGCGAAACGCGCCGGGCGGCGATTTCCGGCTGCGCGGCGACGAGCTCCCACTGCGCCATCAGGGTTTCGACGCGCCCGATGTTCTCGCGCTGGCGGTCAGTGACGGTCAGCGGCTCGTAGCGCCTGAGGTGCTCGGCAAAGTTCTGCTGACCGCGCTGGTACGGTTCCAGAAAGGAAGGCTGCCCGGTGATGACGTACCCGCGCTCGCCGTTTTCCATGTTGGAAATGTCGGTGAGCAGCAGTCGCAAGGTCAGCAGCCGCCCCTGCGAGGTCTGCGCGAAGCGGGCGCTCTCGGCACTGAGATTCACACCCCAGAGCACCAGCCCGGCCATCAGGAGCAGCAAAAGCAGCGGCAGCACCAGCGGGCGCACGATCAGCGAGGTCAGGGGGCGTGGTCGGCGCCCGGCCCTCCAGGGTTCCAGACCGGTGTTCCCGGAAGGCAGGGGCAACTTCATCGCCGCCGAGTGTACCCCGCCGCCGAGTGTCGCCTGTCGCCGAGTGGGAGGGCACGAACACGCAAGTCGCGCCCGCTGCCTCCTCCCCGGCAGACGCGGCTTGCGGGCTGGCTTAGCCGAGTTGCTCTTTCAGGAAGCCCATCAGCCCCCGGATGTACTCGCGGTCGAAGCGGAACTCGGCCCCGGCGGCGCGGTACAGCTCGGGCACGCTGACCGTGTTGCCGAGGCGCAGGGCGTCCTTGTAGCGCCCCAGCGCGGCGGCGGGGTCTTGCCGAGCGGCGCGCCAGATGGCGACGGCGGCGAGGTAGCACATGGCGTACTCGATGTAATAAAAGGGCACCTGGAAGATGTGGTAGTAGTGCCAGCCCTTCGCCCGGACGCTCTCGTCGAGGCCGCTCCAGTCGATGAAAGGATGGAACGTCCGGTCGAGTTCGAGCCACTTGGCGTCGAGGTCGGCAATCGTCACGTCCTCCGGCGCCTCGGCGTAGAGCCAGTGCTGAAAGGCGTCCATCTGCGCGGCCCAGGGCAGGAAGGCGATGACGCCCTCGAGCTGCTTGCGGCGGTAACGGGCGAGTTCGTCGTCGCTGAAGACATGCGAGAGGTGGTCGAGCGTCAGGAATTCCATCGCCATGCTGGGAATTTCGACGAATTCGATGGGGCTCCAGCGGTTCCAGACGAGCGGCTGCCGGTCGCCGCTGTAAAAGCCGTGGAAGGCGTGCCCGACTTCGTGGAACAGCACCCGCACGTCCTCGGCGGTGCCCACCACGTTCATCAGCACGAACGGCTCGTTGGTGGTCGGGAAATAGTTGCAGTAGGCGTGCGTCATCTTGCCGGGACGCGACTCGAGGTCGAGCAGCCCCGACTCGCGCATCTGCCGGAAGCGGGCGGCGAGGTCGGGGTCGAGGCTTTCATAGGTCTGCTGGGCCAGGGCTTCGAGGTCGGCGCCGGTCGCAAAGGGCCTGAGGCTCTCGCGGCCCTCGGGATCGAGCAGGTTGTTGCGGTTGTAGTCCCAGGGGCGCAGGCTTTCCAGGCCGAGTTGCCGGGCGATGTCACCCACCAGGCCGGAGAGCAGCGGCACCACCTCGTCGCGCACCGAGGCGTGAAAGTCGAGGCACTGCTCGGGCGTGTAGTCCACCCGGTCGAGTTCCTTCCAGCGGTAGTCGCGGAAGTTGGCCTCGTCGGCGTTGTGGGCGAGCTGCCGGCGGGTGCGAATCAGGTCGAGCATCACCGCGTCGAGTTCGGGGGCAATCGCCGCGTTGCTGGCCGAAAGCGCCCGCCA
The nucleotide sequence above comes from Deinococcus radiodurans R1 = ATCC 13939 = DSM 20539. Encoded proteins:
- a CDS encoding PQQ-dependent sugar dehydrogenase, with product MRKTFLAPLTVALCALAAAQTPPPAPIDRPLPAPEPPATATVTRNEPTPQQFTPDKLARLKVPAGFKVSVMATELGNARMLHVMPDGGIYLSRRQNGDIWYLKDVNGDGTIDATERRRVADQLKLVHGIDTRQGKLYAVGEKTIWVMDIARDGTLSVPRVFADNFPDAGQHPARQLGWGPDGYLYASFGATNNDAPTQNPEEATILRIRPDGQVREVYARGLRHTIGFGWHPVTKTFYGMDQGSDWHGDNIPPEELNVIKRGKNYGWPFCYGAKNPDPFVNVANIPGKITKAEYCATTEPSTLNYTAHAAAIALKFYTGTQFPAEFRNDAFVTFRGSWNRNEPSGYEVARVVFDAQNKPEKIEPFVTGFVYQEGGEWKQFGRVAGLAVYTDGSLLFTDDQSGVIYRVQYVGGQK
- a CDS encoding sensor histidine kinase, encoding MKLPLPSGNTGLEPWRAGRRPRPLTSLIVRPLVLPLLLLLLMAGLVLWGVNLSAESARFAQTSQGRLLTLRLLLTDISNMENGERGYVITGQPSFLEPYQRGQQNFAEHLRRYEPLTVTDRQRENIGRVETLMAQWELVAAQPEIAARRVSLESAVARVSAGTGRHLTDEARETLNIMIGFENERLSNALKASNTALRRLLILTPLLLLLGALLLVLAVRRIISTLSLSVSQLTEGTQQIAAGHYEQRVQPLGITELDRLSAQFHQMAEAVQQREAALAESARSLERTNASLQRSNRELERFAYVASHDLQEPLRTIGSYTELIARRYGDKLDARGEQYIKFTISAAHRLKTLIQDLLVFSRVHRTGRVFGPVDTAELAEQVRAELEVKLREVGGELHIGELPTVQGNRELLHHIFLNLLGNALKFRHPDRPPRVDVWAGRVAGQDEAGNGWQFAVRDNGIGIEPEYHQKIFEVFQRLHGVGEYEGSGIGLAVTRNAAEQHGGRVWLESEPGQGTTFYFFLPDTPPLVEQQV
- a CDS encoding response regulator, whose product is MRAIEILLTEDNPADILLTEEAFEEADFPHRLHVARDGVEALTFLRREENGELPTPDVILLDLNMPRLSGLELLDILKEDPQLQHIPVIVLTTSRAEEDVWRSYKLHANAYIPKPVSIGEFVEVIRSLGNFWFSVAALPSGPR
- a CDS encoding M3 family oligoendopeptidase, translating into MTTQSNLEAVEHKLMVPADDAQWASYAPEFAALQEADLTAGDVPAWLERWNSLSARLQGSGSKLSTHADLHTDDDAIQQRYQTFVAEVLPQAERASQALTEKLLAVPGYVPGPDFALNYRRFQDAAALFREANVDLGVTHNQQINRHSVITGNQKVQLGGQELTLPQAKQQMDSPDRAQREAAWRALSASNAAIAPELDAVMLDLIRTRRQLAHNADEANFRDYRWKELDRVDYTPEQCLDFHASVRDEVVPLLSGLVGDIARQLGLESLRPWDYNRNNLLDPEGRESLRPFATGADLEALAQQTYESLDPDLAARFRQMRESGLLDLESRPGKMTHAYCNYFPTTNEPFVLMNVVGTAEDVRVLFHEVGHAFHGFYSGDRQPLVWNRWSPIEFVEIPSMAMEFLTLDHLSHVFSDDELARYRRKQLEGVIAFLPWAAQMDAFQHWLYAEAPEDVTIADLDAKWLELDRTFHPFIDWSGLDESVRAKGWHYYHIFQVPFYYIEYAMCYLAAVAIWRAARQDPAAALGRYKDALRLGNTVSVPELYRAAGAEFRFDREYIRGLMGFLKEQLG